The Streptomyces sp. NL15-2K genome contains a region encoding:
- a CDS encoding flavin reductase family protein, whose protein sequence is MVEPDLFRAAMSQVATPVVVVTAISEERPHGTTVGAFTSLSLDPPMISVALDRQSELLAKLRGAERFGINVLASDQQVLAANFSKKSPDKFASVDWRPDAGLPRLPGAAVWLVCRTSELLDGGDHVVVLGTVEHAELDQRSPLVYHDHTFSTVGAIADDVVVSSARRVAEA, encoded by the coding sequence ATGGTCGAACCCGATCTGTTCCGTGCTGCCATGTCTCAGGTTGCGACCCCGGTCGTCGTCGTGACGGCGATCTCGGAGGAGCGGCCGCACGGCACTACCGTCGGCGCGTTCACTTCCCTGTCTCTTGATCCACCGATGATCTCCGTAGCCCTGGACCGGCAGTCGGAACTGCTGGCCAAACTGCGGGGCGCCGAGCGCTTCGGTATCAACGTGCTGGCCAGTGACCAACAAGTGCTCGCGGCCAACTTCAGCAAGAAGAGTCCCGACAAGTTCGCGTCCGTGGATTGGCGTCCCGACGCGGGACTACCGCGGCTGCCCGGCGCCGCCGTCTGGCTGGTATGCCGGACAAGCGAGCTTCTCGATGGTGGCGACCACGTGGTCGTGCTGGGAACAGTCGAACACGCCGAGCTCGACCAGCGCTCACCTCTGGTCTACCACGACCACACCTTCTCGACCGTCGGGGCCATCGCGGATGACGTCGTCGTCAGCAGCGCTCGCAGAGTGGCCGAAGCCTGA
- a CDS encoding GntR family transcriptional regulator yields the protein MVERSPDSLTSAEAGSEAGQGTITLEAVHELLRNRILHGELPPGAVVSQADLSRDLGVSRSPIREACRLLEREGLVVSRHNRRVQVADFSLDDLEELYASRLVLEPLVLTVRVASLTERELEQMATALEEMRQSAEQRDYDRFTAPHERYHALLYSDIDGRLLRQIKQLADHASRYRRVYMTQTPSAWDVVLEHDTRILQAVSRGDAVGAGAELARHLAATALSMMALMDPLHDPRLLRAALHQACHSEGGTR from the coding sequence ATGGTCGAACGATCACCAGACTCGCTGACATCAGCGGAGGCCGGGAGCGAGGCGGGTCAGGGAACTATCACCCTCGAGGCGGTTCACGAACTGCTGCGCAACCGGATCCTGCACGGTGAACTCCCGCCGGGAGCGGTCGTGTCCCAGGCTGATCTGTCTCGCGACCTAGGGGTGTCCCGCTCCCCGATCCGCGAGGCGTGCCGGTTGTTGGAGCGGGAAGGGCTCGTGGTCTCGAGGCACAACCGCCGTGTCCAGGTTGCCGACTTCTCGCTGGACGACCTGGAGGAGCTTTACGCCTCGCGGTTGGTGCTGGAACCGCTGGTGCTGACCGTGCGCGTAGCATCACTGACAGAGCGTGAACTGGAGCAGATGGCCACGGCGCTCGAGGAGATGCGGCAAAGCGCCGAGCAGCGCGACTACGACCGGTTCACGGCTCCGCACGAGCGGTACCACGCGCTCCTCTACTCGGACATCGATGGCCGGTTGCTGCGGCAGATCAAGCAGTTGGCCGATCACGCGAGCCGGTATCGCCGTGTCTACATGACTCAGACGCCGAGCGCCTGGGACGTGGTCCTGGAGCACGACACCAGGATCTTGCAAGCGGTGTCCCGAGGGGACGCCGTGGGCGCTGGTGCGGAGCTGGCCCGACACCTGGCTGCCACAGCGCTGTCGATGATGGCGCTGATGGATCCTCTGCACGACCCACGCCTGCTCCGTGCCGCGCTGCACCAAGCCTGTCACAGTGAGGGAGGAACGAGATGA